Genomic window ([Empedobacter] haloabium):
GCCCTGGCCAACAAGCTGTCCGGCGCCGACCAGAGCCCGAGCATCGCCGACATCCGCGCCCGCTTCAACTCGCGCCTGGGCCTGGCCGAGGACTGCCTGCCAGGTTCGCCGTTCTACCTGGGCCTGGACGGTGCCGACGAAGGCGGCACCGACTTCGTGGCCGTGCTGCTGCACGAAATGGGCCACGGCCTGGGCTTCCAGAGCTTCTCCGACGAGGAAACGGGCGAATACTACCTGGACACGCCGTCGATCTGGGATCACTTCATGACCGACAACCGCACCAACAAGACCTGGACGCAGATGACGCCGGCCGAGCGCGTGGCCAACGCGGTCAGCGGCGACGGCATGTCGTGGGGCGGTCCGGAAGTCACGGCCGCGGTGCCTGACGTGCTGGGCAAGCTGGGCGTCGTCAACATCAGCGGCAGCGCCGCTGGCTCGACCGCCGGCAACTACAAGTTCGGCGAAGCCAGCTTCGGCATGCCGATCGGTTCGCAAGTCGTTGCCGGTCAGCTGATGCCGGTGGTCGACCAGGCCGCCGGTACGGGCCTGGCCTGCCAGCCTTTGAACCCGATCAACGCCAAGGCCGTTGCCGGCAACATCGCGCTGGTCGACCGCGGCTCGTGCACGTTCGTCGTCAAGGCGGCCAATGTGCAGGCCGCCGGTGCGATCGGCATGATCGTCGTCGACAACGCGCCGGGCGACCCGGCCGGCATGAGCGGCAGCGACCCGTCGGTCACGATCCCGGCCGTGCGCATCAGCCAGGCCGACGGCACTGCGCTGAAGGCCAAGCTGGCCTATCGTTCGCGCACCAAGTCGGGCATCGTCGCCACCTTCAAGGCCGACGAGAACCGCATGGCCGGCACGGACAACCAGAAGCGTATCCTGATGTATACGCCGACGACCTTCGAACCGGGCTCCTCGGTGTCGC
Coding sequences:
- a CDS encoding PA domain-containing protein; protein product: MKRNNMKSIIAALAVAFSAAGAAQAAAPIVIVNANEPGVGFNDPTPVEPIGGNTGTTLGEQRLIAFTHAANIWGSKLNSTVPIRIQASFEPLRCTATSATLGSAGTLEVFSDFPGAPKANTWYPSALANKLSGADQSPSIADIRARFNSRLGLAEDCLPGSPFYLGLDGADEGGTDFVAVLLHEMGHGLGFQSFSDEETGEYYLDTPSIWDHFMTDNRTNKTWTQMTPAERVANAVSGDGMSWGGPEVTAAVPDVLGKLGVVNISGSAAGSTAGNYKFGEASFGMPIGSQVVAGQLMPVVDQAAGTGLACQPLNPINAKAVAGNIALVDRGSCTFVVKAANVQAAGAIGMIVVDNAPGDPAGMSGSDPSVTIPAVRISQADGTALKAKLAYRSRTKSGIVATFKADENRMAGTDNQKRILMYTPTTFEPGSSVSHYTTSARPNQLMEPSINSDLTHEVEPPKDLSLPLLHDIGW